Proteins encoded together in one Flavobacteriales bacterium window:
- a CDS encoding glycosyltransferase: MRLLLVAAANSIHTRRWADAFAERGHEVHVISQHAPREPYGESVRLHLLPHRGGLGYVLNRAAAQRIANEINPDAINVHYASGYGTLAPRIEGVPLILNVWGSDVYEFPDTSAVHRWLLRRNLMQADAVVSTSRVMAERTRRICPDLAAIDVVPFGVDPERFSPMPKADGPLVIGTVKTLAPKYGIDTLIKAFALIAHEPGLELARLRLVGDGPQRKPLEALVRSFRIADRVDFIGAVPHDRVPEELVKLDMYAALSRSDSESFGVAVIEASACGLPVVVSRVGGLPEVVDEGRSGLIVPKEDRKAAADAILRLARDASLRESMGGAGRARVLARYAWGDCVNRQLMVIEAAMENMRGS; encoded by the coding sequence ATGAGGCTCTTGCTCGTTGCTGCCGCTAACTCGATCCACACGAGGCGATGGGCCGATGCCTTCGCGGAGCGTGGACATGAGGTGCACGTGATCTCGCAGCATGCACCGCGCGAGCCCTATGGTGAAAGCGTGCGGTTGCATCTGCTCCCTCACCGCGGCGGATTGGGCTACGTGCTGAACCGGGCTGCTGCGCAAAGGATCGCGAATGAGATCAACCCCGATGCGATCAATGTCCACTATGCCTCGGGCTATGGCACCTTGGCTCCACGGATCGAAGGCGTTCCGCTGATCCTGAACGTTTGGGGCAGCGATGTGTACGAATTCCCCGACACCAGCGCAGTTCACCGCTGGCTCCTGCGCCGGAATCTCATGCAGGCTGATGCCGTGGTGAGCACCAGCCGCGTGATGGCCGAACGCACCAGGCGCATCTGCCCGGACCTTGCGGCTATCGATGTGGTTCCTTTCGGCGTGGATCCCGAACGGTTCTCGCCGATGCCCAAGGCCGATGGCCCCTTGGTGATCGGCACTGTGAAGACCCTTGCGCCCAAGTATGGGATCGACACGCTGATCAAGGCCTTCGCACTGATCGCTCATGAACCCGGCTTGGAGCTCGCTCGGCTCCGCCTCGTAGGCGATGGCCCGCAACGCAAGCCCTTGGAAGCGCTCGTTCGTTCCTTTCGCATCGCCGACAGGGTGGATTTCATCGGCGCAGTGCCGCACGACCGTGTGCCCGAAGAGCTGGTGAAGCTCGACATGTATGCCGCGTTGAGCCGAAGCGACAGCGAGAGCTTCGGCGTGGCCGTGATCGAGGCCAGTGCCTGCGGATTGCCGGTGGTGGTGAGCCGCGTGGGCGGTCTGCCCGAAGTGGTGGATGAGGGCCGGAGCGGGTTGATCGTGCCGAAGGAGGATCGGAAGGCGGCCGCTGATGCCATCCTGCGCCTAGCGCGCGATGCATCGCTGCGTGAATCGATGGGCGGAGCCGGACGCGCACGTGTGCTTGCGCGCTATGCATGGGGCGATTGCGTGAACCGACAGCTCATGGTGATCGAAGCGGCCATGGAGAACATGCGCGGATCATGA